GTTTGTTCGCACTTGGGAAACGAATACCTTCGCACTAGAGAAAAGAGTACCGTCAATGACAGTCTTAATAATCTGGTAATTAAAGATAAAAAAAAGGAAGGATAATGCGCTCCTTATTTTTCTTGTTTTTACTTATATTTTTTTCGATTATGTCTCCACCTTCTTCTGCGAGGAATCAAATTGTCTATTTCGAATCAAAAGACGTTGAACTGAAAGGTGTTATTAGAGTATTAAAATTTCCGGGGGCGCCTAACTATGAAAGTATAAGGAATGGAGATGAAGATGAAACTGGGGGGTACTTAATATTAAATCATCCAATTGATATTAACCTTAAGTCTAATACTCAAAATGAAAATGATGAGCCTGTAAAAAATGTAAAGTTTATACAACTTATGATTCACAATGAGAATGATTGGAAAAAAATAAAAGAAGGAAATTATGTTCATGTTATGGGCACATTACTTGCAGCTCAAACAGGGCATCATCATGCGAGGATATTGATTCGAATTAATAAAATTAATATCCTTTCCAAGGAGAAAATTGATATCAGAAAGTACGATGTTTCAGATGAAGACAGACAGTTTCTTAAATACCAACATTTACAAAATTGATTTTCATGCTTTAATTGGCTGTTGCACGGAGGTGATAATATTTATCTGCTAATTACCAAGTTGATTAAAATGAAATCTAACGAAATTGTAACTACTTGCACCCAAAGTGATTCGTTGGCTAGGATGCTCAAAAGTGGGCGTCCGCTTCTAGGGGCGAGTAGTTACACGAAATTATTCGAGGTCAGGAGTCGCTGACAGAAGAACAAATAATGCTTCATTAATATAATAAT
Above is a genomic segment from Gammaproteobacteria bacterium containing:
- a CDS encoding DUF4431 domain-containing protein, with amino-acid sequence MRSLFFLFLLIFFSIMSPPSSARNQIVYFESKDVELKGVIRVLKFPGAPNYESIRNGDEDETGGYLILNHPIDINLKSNTQNENDEPVKNVKFIQLMIHNENDWKKIKEGNYVHVMGTLLAAQTGHHHARILIRINKINILSKEKIDIRKYDVSDEDRQFLKYQHLQN